The following is a genomic window from Deltaproteobacteria bacterium.
ACCGCGACCCTGTCCGCTTCCAATTTCAGCGCCAGCGCCGATCCCAGCATCATGCGCTGGAAGTATGCCAAACTGTTAATGAACCTGGGGAATTCACTCCAGGCCCTCTGTGAACCGCAAGGCAATGAAGCGCAGGACATCATGCGCCTGGCCACCCGCGAAGCACTGCACTGCTATGAAGCCGCAGGCATCCAATGCGCCAGCCGCGACGAAATGAACGACCGCCGCGCCGATCATATTCAGTTAGCGCCCATTGATGGCAGGCAGCGCTCGGGCGGGTCTTCCTGGCAAAGCATCGCGCGAGGCGCCGGCTCCATCGAGGCCGATTACCTCAACGGAGAAATCGTTCTATTAGGAAAACTGCATGGGGTAGCCACACCCGCCAACAGGGTGCTCCAGCAGCTAGCAAATCGTCTGGTTAAAGAAGGAGGCAGGCCGGGCAGCTATTCGGTGGGCCAGGTTCGAACGTTCGTTACTGAGGCCGGAGGCAAATTATAAGCGACAAACACCAGATCAGAATGCCGGTCAGACAGCGCCCTCCTGCCTGAATCGCTCGATATCAACGTATCTTCCAAATCGGTGCCTATTGGCTTAATGTTTAACCTTTTTCATTTTTTACCAGGGAAGCCGATTGATCCAGGCATTTTTCCAGGACGTATTTAAAATACTGAAAGCAGGTGATATAGATTTCGTCCTGGCGGTACCTTGCCTCGTCTTCTTCCTGGCTGAAGTCACATCCGGTCAGGCGCTGGCAATCCGTATCGCCGAACCGTTCGATAAAGCCCTGAAAAAGGTTATGCACAGATTCGATGGCCTTGGTCCTCCTTTCGTCTTCGACTCCAGGGGCCTGGGCTGAGTTTGTGCCATGGAGAAGTCCGAGTACGACCGCTCCTCCAAAAAGGGCGCCGCATATGGTCCTCCCCGTGTGAATAGCGCCCTGGTAACCTGTTGTAGCC
Proteins encoded in this region:
- a CDS encoding 2-dehydropantoate 2-reductase, coding for MMRYIIYGAGAIGGTIGARLYQHGHDVVLIARGAHLEAIQERGLIFKSPSETVTLPISSVRHPSEMEFKTEDVVFLTMKTQDTLEALEALRDQAGEDIPVICSQNGVANERMAARRFSRVYGMVVMLPASHMEPGIVQTESRTTTGILDAGCFPSGIDAVIQEVTATLSASNFSASADPSIMRWKYAKLLMNLGNSLQALCEPQGNEAQDIMRLATREALHCYEAAGIQCASRDEMNDRRADHIQLAPIDGRQRSGGSSWQSIARGAGSIEADYLNGEIVLLGKLHGVATPANRVLQQLANRLVKEGGRPGSYSVGQVRTFVTEAGGKL
- a CDS encoding C_GCAxxG_C_C family protein; amino-acid sequence: MREELDWDPFPFQWATTGYQGAIHTGRTICGALFGGAVVLGLLHGTNSAQAPGVEDERRTKAIESVHNLFQGFIERFGDTDCQRLTGCDFSQEEDEARYRQDEIYITCFQYFKYVLEKCLDQSASLVKNEKG